The Spirochaetales bacterium genome contains the following window.
CGGATTTTCCTTCCTTCCGCCTGCGGGGGCAAAGGCACCTGCGGCACCTGCAAGGCGAAGGTCGTCTCCGATATCGGTCCGTATCTGCCCACCGAACTGCCCCTTCTTTCGGAAGAAGAACAAAAGGAAGGGATCCGACTCGCCTGCCAGATCAAGGTCAAGAAAAATATCGAAATCGAAATCCCGGAGGAGCTGTTCAATATCGGTCTTTACAAAACGGCGGTCTCATCGATCACCGATATCACTCACGATATCAAGGAAGTGTACCTGAAACTCGTCGAGCCCCGTGAAATCAAATTCACTTCGGGCCAGTACGCGCAGTTCATCATTCCCCCCTACGGAAAAATCTCCGGTTCGACACAGCGGGCGTATTCGATGCTTTCGGTCCCTTCGGATTCGGGGCGCCTCGGTTTTCTCGTCCGGCTCGTGCCCGGGGGGATCGCCACCACCTATGTCCATACCGTGATGAAGGAGGGGGACGGTTTCGAACTCATCGCGCCGATCGGCGATTTCAGGCTTCACTCCTCGGATGCGGTCATGCTCTGCATCGCAGGCGGTTCCGGTATGGCGCCGATCCATTCGATCCTCTTCGACATGGAGGAGCGGGGGGTCCGGGACCGGGACGTCTGGTTTTTCTTCGGCGCGCGCAACAAAAAGGAACTCTTTTATACCGAACGATTCCGCGAGCTGGAAAAAAGATGGCCGCGGTTTCATTATGTGCCCGCCCTTTCCTCCCCACTTCCGGAAGACAATTGGGACGGTGAGACGGGACTCATTACCGACGTCCTCGACAAATATCTGAAGGATAAGCTCGAATCGTCCCCCGAAAAAGAGGGGTATCTGTGCGGGAGCCCCGGTATGATCGACGCGTGCGTCAAGGTATTGACCTCGCATAACGTCAAAGAGGGAGCGATCTATTATGACAAATTCGCATAAACCGGAAAAAGGCGGTATATCATGAAAATGACCCCCGAACTCGTAAAAGTTCAAAACAAAATGCGGCCGGGCGTCATTACCGCGGAAGGATTTCTCGGTACCGACACCCGCAGCCTCACCGATATCATCCAGAAGGACGAGGAGACGGCCGCCTCGATCGGTCTCGACTGGGAGAGGGCGGCGGAGGCGATCGAGTTTTTGTTCTGTGAGGGGAAAAAGGGATTCGGAGTGGAAGTGGCGGTCCGCGATGAGCTTTCCGTCACCGTCATCGAAGCCAGGGGGTTTCTCCCGTGTCCCTTCGGCGACGGACTCAAGCGGAAACACGTGGCGGTCATCGGATTGACGGGTCTCGAGAAAAAACTTTTAGTAAGCGAACTCTCCCTCCATCTCCTTAAGGAGCATCATTTTCTCCAGGGAAAAGGATCGGCATTCAGGTGCGAACCGCACTTCATCAAAAAGATCACGGACATGATCGAAATAGCCGGAAGCGACCGGGCGTCTTCGGACGAACGGGTGAAATGAGCGGGGTGAGGGGACCGATACGAAATGAAATTCGACGCCGTGATTTTCGACCTCGACGGTACACTTCTTGACACGATCAGGGATATCGCCGATTCATCCAATACGGTGCTTGAAAGAAACGGGTTGGCCCCGTATCCGCTTGAAGACTTCAGGCGCTTTGTGGGCAGGGGCATGAAAAATCTCGTCGTCTCCCTCTTGCCCCGGTCGATGCACACCGATGCCGATATCGAACGGATAACGCGCGAGATCGAAGAAGCCTACTCGCTGCGGCTCAATGTCCATACGAAACCCTATCCCGGTATTCCCGAACTTCTTCGCGTACTGGATGATTCGGGCGTGGCCAAAGCCGTGTTGTCGAATAAACCCGGACCGCTCGTTAAACGGAGTATCGGGTTCAATTTCCCGGAAACCCGTTTTTCTTTTGTTTTCGGAGCCGGAGACCGCTATCCCCTCAAACCGCACCCCGGCGCGGCCCTGGCGATCGCCGGGGGAATCGGGGTGAGTCCGGAAAGGATAGTGTTTCTGGGGGATACGCGCATCGACATGGAAACAGCGATCAACGCGGGCATGTATCCGGTCGGTGCGGGATGGGGATTCCGCGGAGAAGACGAGCTGCGTGCGGCGGGCGCCCGGAAGGTTTTCACTCGGCCGGAAGAAGCGACCGGCTATTTTTAAACGGTAACAGACAGCCCGTCCAGCCCGGTCAATCGACGGCAAGGCCCCCGTCTTCCGTGAATTTCCATTGTTCCCAATACATGATTTCCCAGTAGTAGACGTCCGGATCGGAGAAGTAACCGCTGTATCCTCCCCAGAAAACGCGCCGCGGCGATTTTTCCAGCCTGCCGCCGGAGCCGGCCGCCTTCATAATGATCTCATCCACTTCACTTTCGGATGATGCGACATAGGCGAGGGTAATAC
Protein-coding sequences here:
- a CDS encoding 2Fe-2S iron-sulfur cluster binding domain-containing protein, which translates into the protein RIFLPSACGGKGTCGTCKAKVVSDIGPYLPTELPLLSEEEQKEGIRLACQIKVKKNIEIEIPEELFNIGLYKTAVSSITDITHDIKEVYLKLVEPREIKFTSGQYAQFIIPPYGKISGSTQRAYSMLSVPSDSGRLGFLVRLVPGGIATTYVHTVMKEGDGFELIAPIGDFRLHSSDAVMLCIAGGSGMAPIHSILFDMEERGVRDRDVWFFFGARNKKELFYTERFRELEKRWPRFHYVPALSSPLPEDNWDGETGLITDVLDKYLKDKLESSPEKEGYLCGSPGMIDACVKVLTSHNVKEGAIYYDKFA
- a CDS encoding HAD family hydrolase — encoded protein: MKFDAVIFDLDGTLLDTIRDIADSSNTVLERNGLAPYPLEDFRRFVGRGMKNLVVSLLPRSMHTDADIERITREIEEAYSLRLNVHTKPYPGIPELLRVLDDSGVAKAVLSNKPGPLVKRSIGFNFPETRFSFVFGAGDRYPLKPHPGAALAIAGGIGVSPERIVFLGDTRIDMETAINAGMYPVGAGWGFRGEDELRAAGARKVFTRPEEATGYF
- a CDS encoding VOC family protein, producing the protein MNRIHIITLGVSDMNRSLRFYRDVLGFEITAKEKEPEIAFFRNRGTTLALYPKEGIARDINDNDPPQGSGFGGITLAYVASSESEVDEIIMKAAGSGGRLEKSPRRVFWGGYSGYFSDPDVYYWEIMYWEQWKFTEDGGLAVD